The following proteins come from a genomic window of Limnohabitans sp. 103DPR2:
- a CDS encoding (2Fe-2S)-binding protein — translation MNLNVNGNNVSLDVDPQMPLLWVLRDTLNLTGTKFGCGVAACGACTVHKDGQPIRSCVTPVSSVTGANIQTIESLGTADKPSALQQAWIEEQVPQCGYCQSGMLMAAAALLARKPKPTDADIDEAMTNLCRCGTYQRVRAAIHRAAGAQA, via the coding sequence ATGAACCTCAATGTCAACGGCAACAACGTCAGCTTAGACGTCGACCCCCAAATGCCCTTGCTCTGGGTTCTGCGAGACACCCTCAACCTCACCGGCACCAAATTCGGTTGCGGTGTTGCCGCGTGCGGAGCCTGCACAGTCCACAAAGACGGCCAACCCATTCGCTCTTGTGTCACACCAGTATCTAGCGTTACAGGCGCCAACATCCAAACCATCGAATCACTCGGCACAGCCGACAAACCCAGTGCTTTGCAACAAGCTTGGATTGAAGAGCAAGTGCCCCAATGCGGCTACTGCCAAAGTGGCATGCTCATGGCAGCTGCAGCCCTCTTGGCCAGAAAACCCAAACCCACCGATGCCGACATCGACGAAGCCATGACCAACCTGTGCCGATGCGGCACCTACCAACGCGTGCGAGCCGCCATTCACCGCGCTGCAGGAGCTCAAGCATGA